In a genomic window of Tissierella sp. Yu-01:
- a CDS encoding YjjG family noncanonical pyrimidine nucleotidase produces the protein MNKYTTLLFDIDDTILDFKAGEQKALDALFTELNIKDKEKVIDDFKLINSGLWRDLENGLVTRDYVLNERFVILFKKYEKVVDGKVMEDRYRYYLNMQHEVISGAYDLLESLCKHYRLFIITNGVSETQHKRLNDAKLNKYFDGIFILEEIGFQKPMKEFFDAVVKRIPDFSLDSTLVIGDSLNADILGGANYNIDTCWFNPYIKENNTDIKPTYEIYKLSDLFKVLD, from the coding sequence TTGAATAAATATACTACTCTTCTATTTGATATAGATGATACTATTCTAGATTTTAAAGCGGGAGAACAAAAGGCACTTGATGCTTTATTCACTGAGCTAAATATAAAAGACAAAGAAAAAGTAATAGATGATTTTAAACTTATTAATTCTGGATTGTGGAGAGACCTAGAAAATGGCCTTGTAACTCGTGATTATGTGTTAAATGAGCGTTTCGTTATTCTATTTAAGAAATATGAAAAAGTAGTTGATGGCAAAGTAATGGAAGACAGATATAGATACTATCTAAATATGCAACACGAAGTTATTTCTGGAGCATATGATTTATTAGAATCTTTGTGTAAACATTATAGACTATTTATAATTACTAATGGAGTGTCTGAAACCCAACATAAAAGATTAAATGATGCTAAATTGAATAAGTATTTTGATGGGATTTTTATATTAGAGGAAATAGGTTTTCAAAAACCAATGAAGGAGTTCTTTGATGCTGTAGTAAAGAGAATACCAGATTTTAGTTTAGATTCAACTTTGGTAATAGGCGACTCATTAAATGCGGATATATTAGGTGGAGCAAATTATAATATTGATACTTGCTGGTTTAATCCTTATATAAAAGAAAATAATACAGATATTAAACCTACTTATGAGATATATAAATTAAGTGATTTATTTAAAGTATTAGATTAG